One Syngnathus acus chromosome 13, fSynAcu1.2, whole genome shotgun sequence genomic window carries:
- the psph gene encoding phosphoserine phosphatase — MLLWSGRSVVVSSLSYLLFLYTAATFSIAMSTMSETKELFRRADAVCFDVDSTVIKEEGIDELAKFCGVGDAVTEMTRKAMGGSVTFKSALTERLAIIKCSREQVNKLITDHPPQLTPGIRDLVERLHQRNIKVFLISGGFRCIVEHVATQLNIPLENIYANRLKFYFNGEYAGFDESQPTAESGGKGKVISMLKEKYGFKTVVMIGDGATDLEACPPANAFIGFGGNVVRPQVKEMSLWYVTSFGELLKEMEKI; from the exons ATGCTTCTGTGGAGTGGTCGGTCAGTGGTGGTCTCTTCCCTAAGCTACCTCTTGTTCCTTTACACCGCTGCTACTTTTTC CATTGCAATGTCTACAATGTCAGAGACAAAGGAACTTTTTAGGAGAGCAGATGCTGTCTGTTTTGACGTGGACAGCACGGTTATCAAAGAGGAAGGCATTGATGAACTGGCAAAGTTCTGCGGTGTTGGGGATGCTGTCaccgaaat GACTCGTAAAGCCATGGGTGGCTCGGTGACTTTCAAATCAGCCTTGACTGAGCGCCTCGCCATCATTAAATGTTCCAGGGAACAAGTCAACAAACTGATCACAGACCACCCACCACAGCTGACCCCAGGTATCAG GGACCTTGTGGAGCGCCTACACCAACGCAACATCAAGGTGTTCCTCATTTCAGGTGGCTTCCGCTGCATTGTGGAACATGTGGCCACTCAGCTAAACATTCCTTTAGAAAACATCTACGCCAACCGACTCAAATTCTACTTCAATG GTGAATACGCTGGATTTGATGAGAGCCAGCCGACAGCAGAGAGCGGGGGGAAAGGCAAAGTCATTAGCATGCTGAAGGAAAAGTACGGCTTCAAGACAGTGGTGATGATTGGAGATGGAGCCACAGATCTAGAGGCGTGCCCTCCAGCT AACGCCTTCATTGGATTTGGTGGCAATGTGGTGAGGCCACAGGTTAAAGAGATGAGTTTGTGGTATGTTACAAGTTTTGGAGAGCTGctaaaagaaatggaaaagatTTGA